GCTAGCGGGAGCAGGAGCAGGTGTGCCATTGGCACGTGCGCTTGTGGAAGCCATAACCATGGCGGCCAACAAGCCTGTGTATATGAGTTTCTTCATGTTGTTTTTCTCCTTTTAATTAGGTTCATACAGTCCATCAAAATAGACAAAAAGGGTATAAAACCCCCTTTGGCTTCCTTTGATATTTCATTTTCATACATTACGTATTCACTCGGGCTTGTGGCCAAAGTGTGGATGAACGGACTGTATTGCAGGCGAGTGTAAAGACATTAACGCTCGATGTCAAGAAACGAATTGGGTTTAATTACATATTAAATTGTATTCAATTAAGTATAATTATATGTCAATTATATGTCGTTTTTGGGGGTTCACCCCTATACGCCGAATGACAGAATGCGTCAAGGTTTATGATGACGCAATGCGTATAGGGTTAGCTATTGTCGTCTTTCTTTTGTTGGAGTATGGTGTGTTCCTCATGAATACATCCCCTATCCTTATAGTAGATGACGATCCGCAAGTTCACAAAATGCTGGGGGCTGTGTTAACGCCAAAGCAATATTCTATTTTATCGGCTGGTGATGCCCAGGAAGCGTGGGGTATTCTAAAAACCAAAGCGCCCCGTTTAGTACTTCTGGATATCATGATGCCTGGTATGAGTGGTATTGAGCTGTGCAAAATGATCCGCGAAGACCAAGATTTAAAAGATACCTTAGTCCTCATGATTTCGGCCAAAGATAGCCAAACCGATCGCTTGGCTGGTTTGCAATATGGGGCCGATGATTACGTGACCAAGCCTTTTCATGTTTCTACCCTTGTTAACAAAATAGAGCATATGCTCTCCAAAGTAGCCTAACTCACTTTTTAAAAGGAAAATTATGGAAACCCTTGCTGTTACTAAAGCCGAACTTTGTTTTTTATCCACTATTTTTGCGATGTTTGTACTGGCTAACGTGGTGTTGTTTCGGTTGGCTTTTGCCCGCGATAGAGGGGTTAAAGCAAAACAAGTATCTATGGACTACTATAAGTTATTTAATCAGGGAGACGAAACTGAAGGTGCCATTAAAGCCAAGCGTAATTTGGCCAATTTATTTGAAATGCCTGTTTTCTTTTATGCGGCCGTTATTGTTATTTTTATCACTCATCGTTTAGACCCCTTATTTCACGGGTTAGCTTGGGCTTATGTAGGGTTGCGCGTGGTGCATACACTTATTCATCTTACCTTTAATCATGTGATGTTACGTTTTGCGGCTTTTTTAACGAGTAATATTATTTTAATAGTGATGTGGATTAGGTGGTATCTTACAATTCTTAATTCTTAAGCCGATATCCAGTTTTAAAAAGACGGGCAATAATGGCTAGGCACGAAATCATAAACACGGCAATCATCATGAGACTGTGTTCTACACCCACATCCGATGTTTCGTAAAAACTCCATCTAAAACCACTAATCAAATACACCACAGGGTTTAAGAGTGAAATTTTTTGCCACAAGGGGGGGAGCATGTTGATGGAATAAAAACTGCCGCCTAAAAAGGTAAGGGGCGTAATCACAAGTAGAGGAATAATTTGTAATTTTTCAAAACCATCGGCCCATATACCAATAATAAAACCAAATAAACTAAAGGTGACGCACGTTAAAATAAGAAAAGTAGCCATCCAAAAGGGATGTTTAATTTCAATAGGCACAAAGAGGCTTGATGTAATGAGAATAATACTGCCAATAATGAGCGATTTAGATGCTGCGGCTCCCACATAACCTAAAACAATTTCTACTACCGAAATAGGAGCTGAAAGGACTTCGTAAATAGTTCCCGAGAAACGAGGAAAATAAATACCAAAGGAGGCGTTAGAAATGCTTTGGCTTAAAACAGCCAGCATAATTAAACCAGGCACAATAAAGCTGCCGTATTTAACGCCATCTATTTCACTCATGCGGCTGCCAATGGCCGAACCAAACACCACAAAATAAAGGGAGGTAGACATCACCGGCGAGGCAATGCTTTGCCCAATGGTGCGCCACATGCGTGACATTTCAAATTTATAGATAGATTGTACGGCTCTATAGTTCATCTTTTTACTAATTGCACAAAAATATCTTCCAGCGAACTTTGGCTGGTATTGATATCTTTGTATTTTACCGTGGTGTCTCCCAATTTATTCAGTAGGGTGGCAATGCCATTGTCTTCTTTGCTGGAATCGTAGGTGTAAATGAGTTGCATCTTATTTTTGGAGAGCTCTAGCTTATAGTCTTTCAGTAACTCAGGAATAATATCAAGCGGCTCTTGCAAATCGAGTGTTAATTGTTTGGTGCCCAGTTTTTTAATGAGCTTGTGTTTGTCTTCCACTAATACCAATTCCCCTTTATTGATAATGCCAATGCGGTCGGCCATTTCTTCGGCCTCGTCTATGTAATGCGTTGTTAAAATTACAGTTACACCCGATTCGCGCAAAATACGTACCTGTTTCCACATGTCGTTACGCAATTCTACATCTACACCCGCAGTAGGCTCGTCTAAAAATAAAATCTTGGGTTCGTGCGAAAGCGCTTTGGCAATCATCATGCGGCGTTTCATCCCGCCCGATAATGTCATTACACGGTTATCTTTTTTATCCCATAGAGATAATTTTTTAAGAATGTCTTCAATGTAAGCAGGGTTTTTTGGTTTTCCAAAAAGCCCGCGGCTAAAGCTTACCGTGTTCCACACGCTTTCAAAGGCATCGGTTGTTAATTCTTGCGGTACTAAACCAATAAGCGAGCGCGCGGCGCGGTAATTATTTACATTATCATGCCCGTCTACTATCACAGTCCCTTGAGTGGCCGTTACAATGCCGCAAATAATACTGATGAGTGTGGTTTTTCCGGCACCGTTAGGACCCAAAAGAGCAAAGATCTCACTTTTATGCACATCCAAATTAATATTTTTAAGCGCGTCAAATCCGCCTTTGTAGGTTTTGTTGAGATTGGTAACAGAAA
Above is a genomic segment from bacterium containing:
- a CDS encoding ABC transporter ATP-binding protein; the protein is MAPILSVTNLNKTYKGGFDALKNINLDVHKSEIFALLGPNGAGKTTLISIICGIVTATQGTVIVDGHDNVNNYRAARSLIGLVPQELTTDAFESVWNTVSFSRGLFGKPKNPAYIEDILKKLSLWDKKDNRVMTLSGGMKRRMMIAKALSHEPKILFLDEPTAGVDVELRNDMWKQVRILRESGVTVILTTHYIDEAEEMADRIGIINKGELVLVEDKHKLIKKLGTKQLTLDLQEPLDIIPELLKDYKLELSKNKMQLIYTYDSSKEDNGIATLLNKLGDTTVKYKDINTSQSSLEDIFVQLVKR
- a CDS encoding response regulator yields the protein MRIGLAIVVFLLLEYGVFLMNTSPILIVDDDPQVHKMLGAVLTPKQYSILSAGDAQEAWGILKTKAPRLVLLDIMMPGMSGIELCKMIREDQDLKDTLVLMISAKDSQTDRLAGLQYGADDYVTKPFHVSTLVNKIEHMLSKVA
- a CDS encoding MAPEG family protein, whose amino-acid sequence is METLAVTKAELCFLSTIFAMFVLANVVLFRLAFARDRGVKAKQVSMDYYKLFNQGDETEGAIKAKRNLANLFEMPVFFYAAVIVIFITHRLDPLFHGLAWAYVGLRVVHTLIHLTFNHVMLRFAAFLTSNIILIVMWIRWYLTILNS
- a CDS encoding ABC transporter permease codes for the protein MNYRAVQSIYKFEMSRMWRTIGQSIASPVMSTSLYFVVFGSAIGSRMSEIDGVKYGSFIVPGLIMLAVLSQSISNASFGIYFPRFSGTIYEVLSAPISVVEIVLGYVGAAASKSLIIGSIILITSSLFVPIEIKHPFWMATFLILTCVTFSLFGFIIGIWADGFEKLQIIPLLVITPLTFLGGSFYSINMLPPLWQKISLLNPVVYLISGFRWSFYETSDVGVEHSLMMIAVFMISCLAIIARLFKTGYRLKN